In Balaenoptera acutorostrata chromosome 19, mBalAcu1.1, whole genome shotgun sequence, the following proteins share a genomic window:
- the CCDC9 gene encoding coiled-coil domain-containing protein 9, with amino-acid sequence MSATLDLKSKEEKDAELDKRIEALRRKNEALIRRYQEIEEDRKKAELEGVAVTAPRKGRSVEKENVAMEMEKNLGPSRRSPGTPRPPGASKGGRIPPQHGGRAGMGRASRSWEDSPGEQPRGGAGGRGRRGRGRGSPHLSGNGDASTADRKSKEWEERRKQNIEKMNEEMEKIAEYERNQREGVLEPNPVRNFLDDPRRRSGPLEEPERDRREGSRRHGRNWGGPDFERVRCGLEQDRQGRRAGLGGAGDMTLSMTGRERSEYLRWKQEREKIDQERLQRHRKPTGQWRREWDAEKTDGMFKDGPAVALEPSHRYDDQAWARPPKPPTFREFLSQHKTEVSRRKRKSSRPQAKAAPRAYSDHDDRWETQEAVSAAPEPTQPATPEEAPTQPPESPVPAHRPPEDEGEEGEGGEGEGEDGEGEEWEDMSEDAEEEEIEEEEEADEEGEEPARDHRPHEPEPSGSPTGSPTGERGDEEPARPEEPLPLPQAPATPSSPFSPTGGHQPVSDWGEEMELNSPRTAHPADALSPGGDQPAPASLKSGPSLPRIQKAEEEGSEAAPEADPEGQETAEITDFQRASPNS; translated from the exons ATG TCGGCCACACTGGATCTGAAATCGAAGGAGGAGAAGGATGCTGAGCTAGATAAGAGGATCGAGGCTCTTCGGCGGAAGAATGAGGCCCTCATCCGGCGCTACCAG GAGATCGAGGAGGACCGTAAAAAAGCTGAACTCGAAGGAGTAGCGGTGACAGCTCCCCGGAAGGGCCGCTCAGTGGAGAAGGAGAATGTGGCAATGGAAATG GAGAAGAACCTGGGTCCCTCCCGGAGGTCTCCTGGGACCCCTCGGCCCCCAGGGGCCAGCAAGGGAGGCCGGATCCCCCCTCAGCATGGAGGCCGGGCAGGCATGGGCCGGGCATCCCGCAGCTGGGAAGACAGTCCCGGGGAGCAGCCTCGAGGAGGAGCTGGGGGCCGTGGCCGGAGGGGTCGGGGCAGGGGGTCCCCTCATCTCTCTGGAAATGGAGATGCCTCAACTGCCGACCGCAAATCCAAG GAGTGGGAGGAGCGGCGCAAGCAGAACATTGAGAAGATGAACGAAGAGATGGAGAAGATTGCAGAGTACGAGCGCAACCAGCGG GAAGGCGTGCTGGAGCCCAACCCAGTGCGGAACTTCCTGGATGACCCCCGGCGACGCAGCGGGCCCCTGGAGGAGCCTGAGCGGGACCGTCGGGAAGGCAGCCGCCGGCACGGGCGCAACTGGGGGGGCCCCGACTTCGAGCGGGTGCGTTGTGGCCTCGAGCAGGACCGGCAG GGCCGCCGGGCCGGCCTGGGTGGCGCTGGGGACATGACGCTCTCCATGACGGGCCGAGAGCGGTCCGAGTACCTGCGCTGGAAGCAGGAGCGGGAGAAGATCGACCAGGAGCGGCTGCAGCGGCACCGCAAGCCCACCGGCCAGTGGCGGAGGGAGTGGGATGCTGAGAAGACTGATGGCAT gTTCAAGGATGGCCCAGCTGTGGCCCTGGAACCATCCCACCGCTACG ATGACCAGGCCTGGGCCCGGCCTCCCAAGCCCCCCACTTTCAGGGAGTTCCTGTCCCAGCACAAAACTGAGGTCAGCCGCAGAAAGAGGAAGAGCAGCCGACCCCAGGCCAAGGCAGCTCCCCGTGCCTACAG TGACCACGATGACCGCTGGGAGACGCAGGAGGCAGTGTCCGCAGCCCCTGAGCCCACACAGCCCGCTACCCCTGAGGAGGCGCCCACGCAG CCTCCCGAGAGCCCGGTCCCTGCCCATCGGCCTCCCGAGGACGAGGGTGAGGAGGGCGAGGGCGGGGAGGGCGagggtgaggatggggagggCGAGGAGTGGGAAGACATGAGTGAGGAtgcggaggaggaggagatcGAGGAAGAAGAAGAGGCTGACGAGGAGGGAGAAGAACCTGCCCGAGACCACCGACCCCACGAGCCTGAGCCCAGCGGGAGCCCCACCGGGAGCCCCACCGGGGAACGTGGCGACGAAGAGCCCGCTAGGCCGGAGGAGCCTCTGCCGCTCCCCCAGGCCCCTGCCACGCCTTCCAGCCCCTTCTCACCCACCGGGGGCCACCAGCCTGTGTCCGACTGGGGAGAAGAGATGGAGCTGAATTCTCCCCGGACCGCCCATCCGGCCGACGCCCTCTCTCCGG gAGGTGAccagccagcccctgcctccttGAAGAGTGGGCCCAGCCTCCCAAGAATCCAGAAAGCTGAAGAGGAGGGGTCTGAGGCAGCTCCAG AGGCGGACCCTGAGGGCCAGGAGACGGCGGAGATCACCGACTTCCAGAGG gCCTCCCCGAATTCCTGA